From the genome of Alphaproteobacteria bacterium, one region includes:
- a CDS encoding ABC transporter permease subunit produces MSNYESVFSMLGLEQWCARGETSGGGPVSMADLLAQNAGTDTPPPSIWELPFPSMDTLHEACGAFPQSRALTKGIENGFLSIKDGLSFFLDPLTQPLSWFLEGALWLFETTPWWIMIPVLLVVALLVSRSVKLVVFVAVSLLTFAFIDYYSFAAQTLAVIFVCAALCVVLGVPIGIAMSRSDRLQRAIIPVLDMLQTLPAFVYLIPLIFLFSVTEPKLYGIAIILYAIVPVVRLTDLGIRLVDRDVVEAADAFGMTDHQKLWKVQVPLALPNIMAGVNQTIMMSLSMVVIASLVSAPGLGVLVLRGIRNLELGVGLVSGLGIVVLAVILDRTTKLALARISAGQDR; encoded by the coding sequence ATGTCGAACTATGAGTCGGTTTTCTCGATGCTCGGTCTCGAGCAATGGTGCGCGCGCGGCGAGACGTCCGGTGGCGGACCGGTGTCCATGGCGGATTTGCTGGCGCAGAACGCCGGGACCGACACCCCGCCGCCGTCGATCTGGGAGCTGCCGTTCCCGTCGATGGACACGCTGCACGAGGCCTGCGGCGCGTTCCCGCAATCGCGCGCGCTGACCAAGGGCATCGAGAACGGGTTCCTCAGCATCAAGGACGGGTTGAGCTTCTTCCTCGATCCGCTGACCCAGCCGCTCAGCTGGTTCCTCGAAGGCGCGCTGTGGCTGTTCGAGACCACCCCCTGGTGGATCATGATCCCGGTGCTGCTGGTGGTCGCGTTGCTGGTCAGCCGGTCGGTAAAGCTCGTGGTCTTCGTGGCGGTGAGCCTCCTGACCTTCGCGTTCATCGACTATTACAGCTTCGCCGCCCAGACCCTCGCGGTGATATTCGTCTGCGCGGCCCTGTGTGTTGTGCTCGGCGTGCCGATCGGGATCGCGATGTCGCGCAGCGACCGCCTGCAACGCGCCATTATCCCGGTCCTCGACATGCTGCAGACCCTGCCCGCATTCGTGTACCTGATCCCGCTGATCTTCCTGTTCTCGGTGACCGAGCCGAAGCTCTACGGCATCGCCATCATCCTCTATGCGATCGTGCCGGTGGTGCGGCTGACAGATCTCGGTATCCGCCTGGTGGACCGGGATGTCGTCGAGGCCGCGGACGCGTTCGGTATGACCGACCATCAGAAACTCTGGAAGGTGCAGGTTCCGCTGGCCCTGCCCAACATCATGGCCGGCGTGAACCAGACCATCATGATGAGCCTGTCGATGGTGGTGATCGCGTCGCTCGTCTCCGCGCCGGGCCTCGGCGTGCTCGTCCTGCGTGGCATCCGGAACCTCGAACTGGGGGTCGGCCTCGTGTCCGGCCTCGGCATCGTCGTGCTGGCCGTCATCCTGGACCGCACCACCAAACTCGCACTGGCGCGAATCAGCGCGGGGCAGGACCGATGA
- a CDS encoding MFS transporter has protein sequence MQHLLSDTATRRRTTVLIASLLFMLIGSGSIYFIVVALKLITAEFGWPRAVPSIAYALQYAGAGVGGIFMGWCLDRCGMGIPATVGAAMIGLGGILTSYASSPLELYIIYGGMLGFFGRSTLFAPLTANITRWFEHNRSFAVGVVGSGQGLAGMIWPQAFHHLIATVGWRQAAFYYGLFALATMLPLALILRQTPPAPKPRRPVASNRPEPRAPRRAPMSARAVQAALSTAAIGCCVAMSLPLAHIVSHVSDLGYDPARGAETLSLMLACSALASFFGVGFLGGRFGGLRAIFVFSSCQALLLAALAFVESLPGLYAAAALFGLGYGGILPCYPVIVRELLPAATAGRRTGLVLLCAGAGMALGSWLGGAVFDATGTYRTAFLIGVAFNAGNLAIIASLIVRTPRFERAYA, from the coding sequence ATGCAGCACCTCCTCTCCGATACCGCCACGCGCCGACGAACAACGGTGCTCATCGCCTCGCTCCTGTTCATGCTGATTGGCTCGGGCAGCATCTATTTCATTGTCGTCGCGCTGAAACTGATCACCGCCGAGTTCGGCTGGCCGCGCGCCGTGCCATCGATCGCCTACGCGCTGCAATATGCCGGCGCCGGCGTCGGCGGCATCTTCATGGGCTGGTGCCTCGACAGATGCGGCATGGGGATCCCGGCGACCGTCGGCGCCGCCATGATCGGCCTCGGCGGCATCCTGACAAGCTACGCCTCGAGTCCGCTCGAGCTCTACATCATCTATGGCGGGATGCTCGGCTTCTTTGGCCGTTCGACACTGTTCGCACCGCTGACCGCCAACATCACCCGCTGGTTCGAGCACAACCGGAGCTTCGCCGTTGGCGTCGTCGGGTCCGGCCAGGGTCTCGCCGGGATGATCTGGCCGCAGGCCTTCCACCATCTCATCGCCACCGTCGGCTGGCGCCAGGCGGCGTTCTACTACGGCCTGTTCGCGCTGGCGACGATGCTGCCGCTGGCGTTGATCCTGCGCCAGACACCGCCCGCACCCAAACCGCGCCGTCCGGTCGCGTCCAACAGGCCGGAACCGCGCGCGCCGCGGCGCGCACCGATGTCTGCGCGCGCGGTGCAGGCCGCCCTTTCGACGGCGGCAATCGGCTGCTGCGTCGCCATGTCCTTGCCGCTGGCCCATATCGTCAGCCATGTCAGCGATCTCGGCTACGACCCGGCACGAGGCGCGGAAACATTGTCGCTGATGCTTGCCTGCTCGGCGCTCGCCAGCTTCTTCGGCGTCGGCTTTCTCGGCGGCCGCTTCGGTGGCCTGCGTGCGATCTTCGTTTTTTCATCGTGCCAGGCGCTGCTGCTCGCGGCGCTGGCTTTCGTCGAGAGCCTGCCGGGACTCTATGCCGCCGCCGCGCTGTTCGGACTGGGCTATGGCGGCATCCTGCCCTGCTATCCGGTCATCGTGCGCGAATTGCTGCCGGCGGCCACCGCCGGCCGGCGCACCGGGCTTGTGTTGCTGTGCGCGGGCGCCGGCATGGCTCTCGGCTCGTGGCTCGGTGGCGCGGTATTCGACGCGACCGGCACCTACCGGACGGCGTTCCTGATCGGTGTCGCCTTCAACGCCGGCAACCTGGCCATCATCGCCAGCCTGATCGTCCGCACACCGCGATTCGAGCGGGCCTATGCGTAG
- a CDS encoding caspase family protein produces MQLNWHSLMGLRVVAVLVALTIVPVAQTQTASAQRIQIPTLRVQTDRLTRGIQTNIRLARNARLVIKPGEAIEVHALALSSPRFLVTGLGDGSVRIWDLEFGREAATIDAHEGEILDLAIGAGGQFLATAGEDGFARVWQLSNGRRIAEFAAHEGAVTGVAIEPAERTLVTVGEDGMVRVWNIAGASRTAELSGHAGAITSMKMTQDGRFLITGGDDRTVRVWDFEAGTALKTLTGHDRPIVSVAVGTNGKVVAGVGSGGEIVVWDREAGTETLSFQSDSKPLSVAVNDRRGFVGVGGEDAIVRLYDMRSGEESRVFRGHGGPVRHLAFEPTNQFLHTASVDGTSRVWDLPTGDQLAQVISTKSGWVVADASGAYDGSEGGINAVQWQTSEGGFELDQKISEDFEPGVLSQLIDEGAATVRARAAISEGFPVPPRVTIASKGTTTLDGRPAIDLEVVAKNDNSGGVSELRLYHNNRIIGGKTAGVQLVADETEADEHRLRLIVPLVVGQNQFQAIAANEANVESKPASFTVSQSGEGGQGELHLIVVGINEYVNPSLNLNYGVPDGRGIANFFKRVRHLPFEQVKVHEIYDAAATRDGILALLDVVRATKPEDVIMIFFAGHGEAIGRDWYFVPHEVADAADPDVLAAGGINSDHLRDGAIQIGARKIFVMIDTCKSGALLDSFRGFDEIKALRLLAHNAGVHIIASSDNEQLATELSALGHGVFTSAALDGLQGAADAGARDGVVTVDELIDYIRERVAVIAMEHDTVRQTPVSLQEGADFALARTSDG; encoded by the coding sequence ATGCAACTGAACTGGCATAGCTTGATGGGTTTGAGGGTCGTCGCGGTCCTCGTCGCATTGACCATCGTTCCTGTCGCGCAAACCCAGACAGCCTCCGCGCAAAGAATTCAAATCCCGACGCTTCGGGTGCAGACCGACAGACTGACGCGCGGCATTCAGACCAACATCCGCCTCGCCCGCAACGCACGGCTTGTGATCAAGCCGGGCGAGGCCATCGAAGTCCATGCGCTGGCGCTGAGTTCACCGCGATTCCTGGTGACCGGGCTCGGCGATGGCTCCGTCCGGATATGGGATCTCGAATTCGGACGCGAAGCCGCCACGATCGACGCCCATGAGGGCGAAATTCTCGACCTGGCAATCGGTGCCGGCGGCCAGTTCCTGGCCACCGCCGGCGAGGACGGTTTCGCGCGTGTCTGGCAGCTTTCAAACGGCCGGCGCATCGCGGAGTTTGCGGCACATGAAGGGGCCGTCACCGGCGTCGCGATCGAGCCTGCGGAGCGGACGCTCGTCACCGTGGGCGAGGACGGCATGGTGAGGGTCTGGAACATCGCGGGCGCGTCACGGACCGCGGAACTATCGGGGCATGCCGGGGCGATAACGTCGATGAAAATGACCCAGGACGGTCGTTTCCTGATCACCGGCGGGGACGATCGCACGGTCCGCGTGTGGGACTTCGAGGCCGGCACGGCGTTGAAAACGCTCACCGGCCACGACAGACCGATTGTGTCCGTCGCCGTCGGGACAAACGGAAAGGTTGTCGCGGGCGTCGGTTCGGGCGGGGAAATCGTCGTCTGGGACCGTGAAGCCGGGACCGAGACCCTGTCCTTTCAAAGCGATTCGAAACCTCTGTCGGTGGCGGTCAACGACCGGCGGGGATTCGTGGGTGTTGGCGGCGAGGATGCGATCGTACGTTTGTACGACATGCGAAGTGGCGAAGAATCCCGTGTCTTTCGCGGTCATGGGGGGCCGGTGCGCCACCTGGCGTTCGAGCCGACGAACCAGTTTTTGCACACCGCCAGCGTGGATGGCACATCGCGGGTCTGGGATTTGCCGACCGGCGACCAACTGGCCCAGGTGATCTCGACAAAATCCGGCTGGGTCGTCGCGGACGCGTCGGGCGCGTATGACGGCTCCGAGGGCGGCATCAACGCGGTCCAATGGCAAACATCCGAAGGCGGGTTCGAGCTGGATCAGAAAATTTCGGAAGACTTCGAACCCGGCGTGCTTTCCCAACTGATCGACGAGGGCGCGGCAACCGTCCGCGCGCGCGCGGCGATATCGGAGGGCTTTCCGGTGCCGCCGCGGGTCACCATCGCGTCGAAGGGCACCACCACGCTAGATGGCCGGCCCGCGATCGACCTGGAGGTGGTGGCGAAGAACGACAACAGCGGCGGCGTGTCCGAGCTGCGGCTGTATCACAACAACCGGATTATCGGCGGGAAGACAGCCGGCGTGCAGTTGGTCGCGGACGAGACAGAGGCCGACGAGCACCGGCTGCGGCTGATCGTCCCCCTGGTGGTCGGTCAGAATCAGTTTCAGGCGATCGCAGCCAATGAGGCCAACGTGGAAAGCAAGCCCGCGAGTTTCACCGTGAGCCAGTCGGGCGAAGGCGGACAGGGTGAGTTGCACCTGATCGTCGTTGGCATCAATGAATATGTGAATCCATCGCTCAACCTGAATTACGGGGTGCCTGACGGGCGTGGCATCGCGAACTTCTTCAAACGTGTGCGTCACCTGCCGTTCGAACAGGTGAAGGTTCATGAAATCTACGATGCGGCGGCGACCCGGGACGGAATCCTCGCGTTGCTCGATGTGGTCCGCGCGACGAAACCCGAAGACGTGATCATGATTTTTTTCGCCGGACACGGTGAGGCGATCGGACGCGACTGGTACTTTGTCCCACATGAGGTCGCGGACGCCGCCGACCCTGACGTTCTGGCCGCCGGCGGGATCAACTCCGATCACCTGCGCGACGGCGCGATCCAGATCGGCGCGCGAAAAATCTTCGTCATGATCGACACCTGCAAATCAGGGGCATTGCTCGATAGTTTCCGGGGGTTCGACGAGATCAAGGCATTGCGCCTGCTGGCACATAATGCGGGGGTTCACATCATCGCCTCGTCCGACAATGAACAGCTGGCGACCGAACTATCGGCGCTGGGCCACGGTGTGTTCACGTCCGCCGCCCTCGATGGGCTGCAGGGGGCCGCCGATGCGGGAGCGCGCGACGGTGTCGTCACCGTCGACGAGTTGATTGACTATATCCGCGAGCGGGTGGCGGTAATCGCGATGGAACATGACACGGTGCGTCAAACCCCGGTATCGCTGCAGGAGGGGGCCGACTTCGCGCTCGCCAGGACGTCCGACGGTTAA
- a CDS encoding adenylate/guanylate cyclase domain-containing protein produces MLLRSVILAIATAVVAMVAISGPWASPVRGLSFDSLVWLRQSLFGAQHDRDQSPSVVIAIDEETYRREPFQSTPKVMWTDEIATILDSVTAGGAAVVGIDLILPTSLESRIRGIDRNFLQSLRRNAQKGKIVLSKVQHSRQPILPAVGQRFAVGAARNIRSTNVYTDDVGVVRGVPVSFPVPAKEGPPRYEPSLSLELAQRALGDRLTFAEDGRGIRDGVELPTREGNNLLINFDDNQRGIPTYSFADMHACAETGDHDFFARNFAGKIVLIGLVTDLEDRKLTSLRFATAPDGEAFGERCRLEPQTERQDSPQIRDSLPGVYLHAFAVNNLIRGNFLRDIGPSWSALVTFLVALAMAGVTLWLTAPIAGLLTVGIWAAWAGFATMVFETGTLVPLYEPPAAATLAFAIMSAYRFMVTDRDKHLLRQMFGHYLSPTVIGQMVARKEMPTLGGEEREMTVWISDLENYSTYSELLSPPELVELLNRVYTVMTNTVEEYDGFVAQFVGDAVVAAFGAPLDDPNHARNAVTSALMCKTRVEALNDDVSLPGNLRLRNRYGISTGQLLVGNIGSERRLSYSIVGDDINLSSRLEGVNKMYGSTILVNEITKDMCGDGIVFREVDIVRVKGRDTPVRIFEPVGFEADVDDMTRSRIDAFAAALADYRGRRFTEATAGFAALAEHDPVSRGWMERAQEFANDPPPDDWDAINNLTSK; encoded by the coding sequence ATGTTGCTTCGCTCCGTGATTTTGGCCATCGCAACGGCCGTTGTGGCGATGGTCGCGATATCCGGTCCCTGGGCTTCGCCGGTCCGCGGCCTCTCGTTCGATTCGCTGGTTTGGCTGCGCCAGAGCCTGTTCGGGGCCCAGCACGACCGCGACCAATCGCCGAGCGTGGTGATCGCAATCGATGAGGAGACTTATCGCCGCGAACCGTTCCAGAGCACGCCGAAAGTCATGTGGACGGACGAGATCGCCACCATTCTCGATTCGGTGACCGCCGGCGGCGCAGCTGTTGTCGGGATCGACCTCATCCTGCCCACCTCGCTGGAGTCCCGCATCAGGGGCATCGATCGGAATTTTCTCCAAAGTCTGCGCCGCAATGCACAGAAGGGGAAGATCGTCCTGAGCAAGGTGCAGCATTCCAGGCAGCCTATCCTGCCGGCCGTGGGACAACGCTTCGCGGTCGGCGCTGCCCGGAATATCCGGTCCACGAATGTCTATACCGACGACGTCGGCGTGGTGCGCGGCGTTCCCGTGAGCTTTCCGGTTCCGGCCAAAGAAGGGCCGCCGCGATACGAACCATCGCTGTCGCTGGAACTCGCGCAACGCGCGCTGGGTGACCGGCTGACATTCGCCGAAGACGGGCGGGGGATTCGCGATGGCGTGGAGTTGCCGACCCGCGAAGGCAACAACCTGCTGATCAATTTTGACGACAACCAGCGCGGCATCCCGACATATTCCTTCGCCGACATGCATGCCTGTGCCGAGACCGGAGATCATGATTTCTTCGCGCGCAACTTCGCCGGAAAAATCGTGCTGATCGGACTGGTGACCGATCTCGAAGACCGCAAATTGACTTCACTGCGCTTCGCCACCGCACCCGACGGGGAAGCATTCGGCGAACGCTGCCGGCTCGAACCGCAAACCGAACGGCAGGACAGCCCCCAGATACGCGACAGCCTCCCCGGGGTTTACCTGCATGCCTTTGCCGTGAACAACCTCATCCGGGGCAACTTCCTGCGCGATATCGGGCCGTCCTGGTCGGCGCTGGTGACTTTCCTCGTCGCCCTGGCCATGGCCGGCGTAACGCTTTGGCTTACCGCGCCAATCGCCGGCCTTCTCACGGTCGGCATATGGGCCGCCTGGGCCGGGTTCGCGACGATGGTCTTCGAGACAGGCACGCTTGTGCCGCTTTACGAACCACCGGCCGCCGCGACACTCGCTTTCGCCATCATGTCGGCCTACCGGTTCATGGTCACCGACCGCGACAAGCATCTGCTGCGCCAGATGTTCGGCCACTACCTGTCGCCGACGGTGATCGGCCAGATGGTGGCACGAAAGGAGATGCCGACACTCGGCGGGGAGGAACGCGAGATGACGGTCTGGATCTCCGACCTCGAAAACTACTCGACATATTCGGAACTTCTGTCGCCGCCCGAACTCGTGGAACTGTTGAACCGCGTGTACACGGTCATGACCAACACCGTGGAAGAATATGACGGCTTCGTCGCCCAGTTCGTCGGCGATGCCGTGGTCGCGGCCTTCGGTGCGCCCCTGGATGACCCCAACCATGCACGAAACGCGGTCACCTCGGCGCTCATGTGCAAAACACGCGTGGAAGCGCTCAACGACGACGTGTCCCTGCCGGGAAATCTGCGGCTGCGCAACCGCTACGGAATCAGCACGGGCCAGCTTCTGGTGGGCAATATCGGATCCGAACGCCGCCTGAGCTATTCGATCGTCGGCGATGACATCAACCTGTCGTCGCGGCTCGAGGGTGTGAACAAGATGTATGGTTCGACGATTCTGGTGAACGAAATCACGAAGGACATGTGCGGCGACGGGATCGTGTTCCGCGAGGTCGATATTGTAAGGGTGAAGGGGCGTGACACACCGGTCCGCATATTCGAACCAGTCGGGTTCGAGGCCGATGTGGACGACATGACCCGGTCCCGCATCGATGCCTTCGCCGCGGCGCTGGCGGACTATCGGGGGCGGCGTTTCACAGAGGCAACGGCAGGCTTCGCGGCGCTTGCCGAACACGACCCGGTGTCGCGCGGCTGGATGGAACGCGCGCAGGAATTCGCAAACGACCCCCCGCCCGACGACTGGGACGCCATAAACAACCTCACCTCCAAATAG
- a CDS encoding ABC transporter substrate-binding protein: MSAAVGAGATDAHADCGEVSITEMNWASASVVTNVAKFIMEQGYGCEVAVVPSDTVPAATSLAENGEPDIATEMWINSAPVYQKLEDEGKVKTIANVLSDGGAEHWLVPKYLADKHPELKTIEGVLANPELVGGRFHNCPEGWGCRIVNDSLKQAFDLEGNGIEVFDHGSGETLAGSIAAAYADEKPWFGYYWAPTALLGKYEMVPVDLGPYNDDIHQCNRNPECNRVGKSPYPSARVVTGVTTTFADREPEVVEMLSKLSFTNQQMGSVLAWKEENNASSEEAAVHFLTTYKDSWGSWLNDGARTRLAGLLK, encoded by the coding sequence ATGAGCGCGGCCGTCGGCGCCGGTGCAACGGACGCCCATGCCGATTGCGGAGAGGTGTCGATCACGGAGATGAACTGGGCGTCGGCGTCGGTCGTCACGAATGTCGCAAAGTTCATCATGGAGCAGGGTTACGGCTGCGAGGTCGCCGTCGTGCCGTCCGACACCGTGCCCGCGGCGACGTCGCTGGCCGAGAATGGCGAGCCCGACATCGCGACCGAGATGTGGATCAACTCCGCACCGGTCTACCAGAAGCTGGAAGACGAAGGGAAAGTGAAAACCATCGCCAACGTTTTGTCCGACGGCGGCGCCGAGCATTGGCTGGTACCGAAATACCTGGCCGACAAGCACCCCGAACTGAAGACCATCGAGGGTGTGCTGGCCAACCCCGAACTGGTCGGCGGGCGCTTCCACAACTGCCCGGAAGGCTGGGGCTGCCGGATCGTCAACGACAGCCTCAAGCAGGCTTTCGATCTTGAGGGCAACGGCATCGAGGTTTTCGACCATGGCTCGGGCGAGACGCTCGCCGGCTCCATCGCGGCGGCCTATGCCGACGAGAAACCCTGGTTCGGCTACTACTGGGCGCCGACCGCGCTGCTCGGCAAGTATGAGATGGTGCCCGTCGATCTCGGCCCGTACAACGACGACATCCACCAGTGCAACCGGAACCCGGAATGCAACAGGGTCGGCAAGTCGCCCTATCCCTCTGCCCGGGTCGTGACCGGCGTCACGACCACATTCGCCGACCGCGAACCCGAAGTCGTCGAGATGCTGTCGAAGCTGAGCTTCACCAACCAGCAGATGGGTTCGGTGCTCGCCTGGAAGGAAGAGAACAACGCGTCTTCGGAAGAGGCCGCCGTGCACTTCCTGACCACCTACAAGGACAGCTGGGGCAGCTGGCTCAACGACGGGGCCAGGACCAGGCTGGCCGGTTTGCTCAAGTAG
- a CDS encoding autotransporter outer membrane beta-barrel domain-containing protein, whose amino-acid sequence MAEKLFRTNRFDFGPLLAAAVLVAFSVTDAQATNNSDTTEFNPGSQAVDSQLSRSNTTNFVAVIGNQISRFGGNLASFILTVELPGEREGLAAGYEPERVGVWTNISATNIRDTVTATRYSGELRNYVVGADYRYSDELLAGIALGKDHGEIDTPFNSGKVNTDSKTLSGYASYSFDETFSVDSILGYAHGSFDQVRNAGGIINASDTSFNRWFAQVNGNGVFPIPEVDNLLLAGQAGALYAFERVDDFTETGVGGNQVLSRSNPLTQLQFSGRAGYSFFDLADGWVVHPYGQLRYIRDLQANRVDVGPGQVDHSNDDSEAQLSLGVDFFGGPNLSGNLEFTHSMLRENFRSNAFSVNLRWQFGPSAE is encoded by the coding sequence ATGGCTGAAAAGCTGTTCCGCACCAACCGGTTCGATTTCGGGCCGCTGCTCGCGGCAGCCGTGTTGGTGGCGTTTTCCGTTACCGATGCTCAGGCGACAAACAACAGCGATACAACCGAGTTCAACCCGGGTTCGCAGGCCGTCGATTCACAGTTGAGTAGATCGAACACAACCAACTTTGTCGCGGTTATCGGAAACCAGATCAGCCGGTTCGGCGGCAATCTTGCGAGTTTCATTCTGACCGTCGAACTGCCCGGCGAACGCGAGGGTCTGGCTGCCGGTTACGAGCCCGAGCGCGTGGGTGTCTGGACGAACATCTCGGCCACCAATATTCGTGACACCGTCACCGCGACACGATACTCCGGCGAACTTCGCAACTATGTGGTGGGTGCGGATTATCGGTATTCCGACGAGCTGCTGGCCGGCATCGCGCTCGGCAAGGATCACGGCGAAATTGACACGCCCTTCAACAGCGGCAAGGTCAACACGGATTCGAAGACGTTATCCGGCTATGCCTCGTATTCCTTCGACGAGACGTTCAGCGTCGATTCTATCCTCGGCTATGCGCATGGCAGTTTCGATCAGGTCCGCAACGCCGGCGGCATCATCAATGCGAGCGACACGTCGTTCAACCGCTGGTTCGCCCAGGTAAACGGCAATGGCGTATTCCCTATCCCCGAAGTCGACAATCTGCTGCTCGCCGGCCAGGCAGGAGCGCTCTATGCCTTCGAGCGCGTCGATGACTTTACCGAGACGGGCGTGGGTGGCAATCAGGTTCTGAGCAGAAGCAATCCGCTGACCCAGCTTCAGTTTTCCGGGCGGGCCGGCTATAGCTTTTTCGATCTTGCTGACGGTTGGGTCGTCCATCCTTACGGCCAGCTGCGATATATTCGCGATCTTCAGGCCAACCGCGTCGATGTCGGGCCGGGTCAAGTGGACCACTCGAATGACGACAGCGAGGCGCAGCTCTCGCTCGGTGTCGATTTCTTCGGCGGTCCGAACCTGAGCGGGAACCTCGAATTCACGCACAGCATGCTGCGTGAAAATTTCCGCAGCAACGCCTTTTCCGTGAACCTCCGCTGGCAATTCGGACCAAGCGCTGAATAA
- a CDS encoding alpha/beta fold hydrolase: MALEAGFEPVSIATTRFDLFSWVRTQEKTGPLIVYVEGDGPAWPSRYRPPRDPTPRRSLVLRLASADPARQVAYLARPCQFTGGRDARNCSLAHWTERRYAPEIIDAMDAALDTLLDMTGSSTVELVGHSGGGTIAALLAARRDDVVRLVTVAGLLDIGHWVAHHELTPLTGSLDPADFASQLRHVPQLHLVGSDDDIVPASVARAFTAALGQNTRANVVSVAGWGHNCCWAEGWGTRIAQARSDK, encoded by the coding sequence GTGGCCCTTGAGGCAGGGTTCGAGCCGGTCTCAATCGCGACGACACGCTTCGATCTGTTTTCATGGGTGCGAACACAAGAGAAGACCGGTCCGCTCATCGTGTATGTCGAGGGTGACGGACCCGCCTGGCCGAGCCGATACCGGCCGCCGCGCGACCCGACACCCAGGCGGTCCCTGGTCCTGCGTCTGGCCTCCGCCGACCCCGCACGGCAGGTCGCCTATCTCGCGCGTCCGTGCCAGTTCACCGGCGGCCGCGATGCGCGCAACTGTTCGCTCGCACACTGGACCGAACGCCGATACGCCCCCGAAATCATCGATGCGATGGATGCCGCTCTCGATACCTTGCTGGACATGACCGGCAGTTCCACGGTTGAGCTGGTCGGCCATTCGGGGGGCGGCACGATCGCCGCCCTTCTTGCCGCGCGCCGCGACGATGTGGTCCGGCTGGTCACGGTCGCCGGCCTGCTCGATATCGGGCATTGGGTCGCACATCACGAGCTGACGCCACTGACAGGATCGCTCGACCCGGCCGATTTCGCGTCACAGCTGCGCCATGTGCCCCAGCTTCACCTTGTCGGGAGCGACGACGACATCGTGCCCGCATCCGTTGCGCGCGCGTTCACGGCCGCGCTGGGGCAAAACACGCGGGCAAACGTGGTCAGCGTGGCCGGGTGGGGCCACAATTGCTGCTGGGCGGAAGGCTGGGGCACACGTATCGCGCAAGCGCGTTCGGACAAGTGA